The Clostridia bacterium genome segment GAAAGATACTGCCTAGAAGAATAACAGGCAATTGTGCAAAGCATCAGAGACAGCTTACTAGTGCTATAAAAAGAGCAAGAAATATAGCTTTGCTACCGTATACTACCGATTGATAAAACAGGGACATGTGCACACATGTCCCTGTTTTTTAAGTTTGACAAAGAAAGAACAAAAATATAAAATATTAACAACATTTTCAATGGGATCTACTATGTTCCAGTTGTTAGCTTATTTATATACAAATTTTGGAATTATGTATAAACCTTTGGAAAATTGAGCTTTTCAAAAGATATGAAACAATAACTTAATTTGCTAAAATGAGGTTTGATAAGGGTGATGAGGATAGGCTATTTGGGGCCTGAAGGGACCTTTACTCATAAGGCCGCTGTTTTGTATTGTAAACATGTAGCAGGTAGTGAATGTGAGCTAATTGAATACGATACTATAATGGATTTGATCTATTCTGTAGATGATAGAGAGATAGGTAAAGCTATTGTACCTATAGAGAATTCATTGGAAGGATCAGTAAATGTTACAATAGATATGCTTGCAAATGAGGTAGAATGTTGCATAAGTGGGGAATTTATTTTAAACATAAGACATAGCTTGCTTGCATCGCATCAAGTGCCATTAAAACAGATTAAAACTATATTATCTCACCCTCAAGCATTGGCTCAGTGCAGGCAGTTTATAATTAGAGAATTGAACAAGCCTACTGCAGAACAGACATTTAGCACTGCAAAAGCTGCTAGCATGGTTGCTGAAAGGGGTAAATATTGTGCCGCCATTGCATCAGAGGCTGTAGCTTCGAGGTATGGTTTGAAAGTTTTAGCCAAAGATATACAAGATAATGATAATAATTCTACCAGATTTGTAGTTATAGACAAGAACAATAATCCTAAATCAATTTATTATAAGACTTCTATTGTGTTCTCTGTGGATGATAGGCCAGGCAGCTTGTATGAGGTGCTTAGGATTTTTGCTGATGCTGGGATAAATCTCACGAAGATAGAATCACGTCCCATGAAAAAGATGCTTGGTCAGTATATGTTTTTTATTGATTTCCAGGGGTGTAGCGTAGATGAAAATATAGACGGGATACTGGATTACATCGATAGCAAATGCAAGTTTTATAAATTTCTTGGATCGTATCCGGTATATTTTATCTAACTAAAGACCATCAGAGGAATTGTCAGTTAAATATAGAATATATAAATCAAGTATTTTTTTGTTATTTGTTGCAAGGGGGTAGGGTATAAGAAAGTATAGATCTTATTTTAATAGGAAAATATTTCAATGGAGAAATAACTAAAAAAGACGAGGTGAAGGTTTTGCACAAACAACCCTATTTACGAGCGATATTAGAATGTATGCTGGCAGGAATAGCAATTGCGGCTATAGCTACCATGGCTTTGTCAGTATCCATATTGAACTTTATTTTGATGTTTATACCTGTGCCTATCATATTTATGATAAACAGATGGGACATAAGATTTGGAATAGCATCTCTTGCTATTGCTGTCATATTATTAGGGATGGCACTGCCGGCTATGTCAATCGTTTTTATACTATTAGTAACCACACCTCTTTCTATTGTGTTTGGTATAGCTATAAAGAAAAAATATCCTTCGTTTAGGACTGTAATAATGGGTGCTGCAGTTGTTTTGGCATCTATAGCTGTATCTATAGAGGTATTTGCATTAAGTACAGGGACTAATATATTTGAATATTTTGCTGGCCAAATGCTTGAGTTTTTTAATCAAACGATAAGCTATTATAAAAATGCAGGGATAGATAATAATACTATACGAATGATAGAGCAATTTAAAGATAATAATTTTGATTTTATAGATTTAAGCAGGATTGTCATTCCAGCCGGTATAATAATATATTCTTTAGCTTGTAGTTTTTTAAATTATTTTATTGTAATAAAAGTTTTACAAAAGTATAAATATGATGTAAGGGATATACCACCATTTAGTGAATGGAAGCTTCCGAGAGGGACAGGCAGGGGATTGCTTGGGATAAATATATTGGCTTATTTAGGTGCTTACTTCGGGTTGAATAACTTTGATATAGTGTTTGCTTCTACTTATGTATTGCTTGTATTTGTATTTTCGATCCAAGGTTTGTCAGTAATTGATTTTTATATAAGAAAGTCAAAATTGATACCATTTGTGAGGATATTGATAGATGTATTTATCCTATTATTTTTTGGGATGTTTCTAAGTATAATAGGGTTGTTGGATCAACCCATCAATATAAGAAAAATCGGGAAAGATGACAATAACTTGTCACCTTAACTGGAGGAGTAGTTTATGAAAAAAAAGAATTCTAAAAGATTTTATATTCCCGAGATTAAATTTTATTTGTTGATTATACTGATAAATACATTAATATTTTTCAGATATAATTTAACTATTGCAGTTGCAAATACAATTCTCCTTTTATTTTTAGCATATTATTATTGGAAAAGCAGTTATAGAAGGAAATTGGAATGGTCTGAATATGTAGAGAATCTTACTGAAAACATGAACACAGCTAAAAAGGCATCGGTATTCAATATACCCATTCCTCTTGTAGTTATTGAAGAAGACGGGAAGATAAGTTGGTATAATTCATCTTTTTTAAATTTGCTGGAGCCGGGTCAGGATATATTAGATAAAGAGCTGCATTCACTTGTTCCTGAATTATTGCCTAAGAAAATATTTGAAAAGGATAAACTTGAGATAAAAAAAGTATATTTTAGGGAAAAGTACTATCAAGTGTTGTGTTATCCATCAATTATAAAAAGCACCAACAAATCCCCTAAAAGAATTGCGGTTTTATACTGGATAAACATCAGCGATTATGTTAACCTAAAAGAGAGATTTGAAGATGAAAAGCCAGTTGTATGTTTTATTCAGATAGACAATTATGATGAGGTATTGCAAAATACTGAAGAAATGGATAAGACTACAGTTTTAGCGGAAATAGATAAAAGAATAGCACAGTGGGCAAATATGTTGAAAAGCTCATGGAAGAAGTATGATAAAGATGAGTATATAGCAGTATTCCAAAACTATTATCTACTTCAGCAGCAGCAGAAAAAGTTCAGTATACTAGATGACATAAGAGATATTGAGACCAGTGCAAAATTTCCTGTTACTCTGAGCATAGGCATAGGAGCAGATGGGCAAAACATGGCTGAGACTGCCGAGTATGCTAGAACTGCTTTAGATCTTGCATTAGGCAGGGGGGGTGACCAGGCTGTCGTAAAGCGCAAGGATAAATTGATGTTTTATGGAGGTAAGACCAAAGAGGTCGAAAAGAGGACTAAGGTCAAATCCAGAGTGATAGCTCATGCCCTTAGAGAACTGATAAATCAGTCAGACAAAGTGTTTATAATGAGTCATGAGATGCCGGATTTAGATGCCATAGGGTCTGCGCTTGGAATATATAGGGCTGCAAAAAGCTTGGATAAGCAGGCGTATATTGTGTTGGACAGATCTAAGGTTATGCTGATAGATAAACTCATCAGCCAGATAGAAGAGGATGAGGAGTATGATGATGTTTTTGTAAGTCCGCAGCAAGCATATGAGATGATAAATGAACAATCTTTGTTGGCGGTAGTGGATACCCATAGACCTAGCTTTACCGAATATCCTCCCTTGCTCAAAAAGACGGAAAGGATATTTGTTGTGGATCATCACAGGCGAAGTACAGAATCCATAGAGAATGCTACACTCATGTATATGGAGCCTTACTCATCATCCACCAGCGAATTGGTGACTGAGATACTGCAATATATAGTTGAGAAGGTTAAACTTACTAATATAGAATCCCTAGCATTATTGGCTGGTATAACAGTAGATACCAAGAATTTCTCTTTCAAGACTGGTGTGAGGACATTTGAAGCTGCATCATTTTTAAGGCGGGCAGGGGCAGATACTACTGCTGTGAAAATGCTGTTTCAGGATGATTTAAATACATTTATTGCTAGGGCAGAGGTGGTAAAAAACGCTGAGGTGATAGAGGAGGGAATAGTTATCTCTGTATGTCCTGAAGATGTAGAGAACCCTTCGTTAATTGTTGCTCAAGCAGCAGATGAACTGATAAATATAAGGGGTATTAAGGCATCTTTTGTGTTGTATGGAGATGAAGATGGCACAATAATAAGTGCCAGATCCCTTGGAGATATAAATGTGCAATTAATACTTGAAAAGCTTGGGGGAGGAGGGCATCTTAGCATAGCAGGCGCCCAGCTTAAGGGTATTGGCATTGAACAAGCAAAACAGAGGATAAGATCTCTTGTGTTAGAATACCTAAAAGAGGAGGAGAAAGAATGAAGATTATTTTAATGAAAGATATAAAAGGATTGGGGAAAAAAGGCGATGTAGTAAACGCTAATGATGGGTATGCTAGAAATTATTTATTGCCCAAGAAATTAGCCGTTCAGGCTGATTCAGGCAATTTAAAAGTTTTAAATGAACAAAAGAAAGCTTTAGCGAAAAAAGAAAAGAAGGAGCATAAGAACGCATGTAAGTTGGCATCAGCATTGGAAGGTAAGATTATAAATATTAAAGCGAAGGCAGGAGAGGGAGGAAGACTTTTTGGTTCGGTTACCAGCCTTGATATATCAAAAGCAATAAAACAACAGACTGATTTTGATATAGATAAGAAAAAAATTGATTTGGACGAGCCGATACGAACTTTAGGTTCTCAAAAGGTGGAAATCAGAATATACCCTGAAGTAACCGCCCAGGTAATTGTAAAAGTCGTGGAAGAGTAGAAAGGGGAATGATAATTGAAAACCATCCCGGAACAGCAGAATAGTCCAAATATAGATATAGATTTAAAGCATATGGAAAAGCAGATAGATGCTTTATATAAATTGATTGATAAGATATTTGGAAGCAGGAAACTAGAAAAGAAAGTAGAAAAAATGAAATTAGACAATATGATAAGATCTAATATATTGGAAGAGAGGGTGCTTGCTCTTCACAAGATCATTTTTGAGGATGATTCCATCCAAGGTGTTCCCAGAATGGATGATATACCTGAAATAATGAATGATATTGAAGAAGAGATTTCCGAAATATTGGCCAGGAGAACTGTTGAAACCCGGATACAAAGGCAAATAGCTGAAAAGTTGGAAAAAAGGCAGCATAAGTATATGGAGGAGATGAAACTCCAGATTTTAAAGAAGAATGCAGGTCCGGAAAATGCTAACACCCTTAAAAAATATGCCATATTGGAGAATAAGGAGAATAAAAAACTTTCCCATCACATACTGGATCTTTTAAGGCCTTCCAGTATAGATGAAATAGTCGGTCAGCAAAGAGCTATAAAAGCATTGATTAGCAAACTTGCATCTCCATATCCTCAGCATATACTGATTTACGGTCCTCCAGGTATAGGCAAGACTACTGCAGCTAGGCTGGTCTTGGAGATGGCTAAGAGCATAAAATATACTCCGTTCAGGCAGGATGCACCTTTTATCGAGGTGGATGGGACAACTTTGAGGTGGGACCCTAGGGAGATAACTAACCCTCTTCTAGGTTCAGTACACGATCCTATATACCAAGGCAGCAAGAGGGAGCTTGCAGAAACTGGTATACCTGAACCTAAAACCGGACTTGTTACTGATGCCCATGGGGGAGTGCTCTTTATAGATGAGATAGGTGAGTTAGACCTATTTTTACAAAATAAATTATTAAAAGTACTGGAAGAAAAACGGGTGAGATTTGACTCATCATATTATGATCCTGATGATGACAGTATTCCTAGATACATAAAAAAGCTGTTTGATGAAGGAGCACCGGCTGATTTTATATTGATAGGAGCTACTACTAGGCAGCCGGAAGATATTAATCCTGCTTTAAGATCAAGGGCAGCAGAGGTTTTTTTTGAACCGCTGACTGTTGATGACATACAAAGGATTGTGATAAATGCGGCAGACAAACTTAATATAATATTGGATGAAGATGTGCCTGAATTGATCAGCCGTTATACCTTTGAGGGCAGAAAAGCAGTTAATATGCTTGCAGATGCTTATGGAATGGCTTTATATGCAAAAGGACCGGATATAGAAGTGGGGAAATTACATGTTACAGCTGAAGATGTATTTCAAGTGGTACGGGTAAGCAGACTGACACCTTATGAAAAAGTTGCCCCCCAAGAAACTGCCCAGATTGGGAAAATATTCGGGTTAGGGGTATCAGGGTATATGGGTTCTATCATAGAATTTGAATCAATAGCTTTTTCCGCTAGAAATAAGGGTGAAGGCGATATAAGATTCAATGATACAGCAGGTAGCATGACTAAAGATTCTGTGATAAATGCTGCTTCTGTGATAAGAAAGTTGACCGGTGAATTCATCGGTGATTATGATATACATGTAAATTCCATAGGCGGCGGTAATATAGACGGACCCTCTGCAGGTGCCGCAATATGTCTTGTGATTTTGAGTGCCCTTAAACAGAAACCCATAAGGCAGGACATAGCAGTTACAGGTGAAATCTCGATACAAGGCAATATAAAACCTGTAGGAGGTATATTTGAAAAGATTTATGGTGCTTCTCGGGCAGGCATTAAAAAAGTTGTAATACCTTTTGAAAATAAGGATGATGTTCCTGAAGATCTTGAGGATATAGAGATAATTACCGCTAAAAGGATAGAGGATGTTATGGATGTGGTGTTTGAATAATTTATTATTTATGAGCAATTCACTAATCTTCTATTAAGATATTATATTAGCAAGAAACAGCTGTACCGAGTACATATATATTGTTTTATTTTGAAGGGCAAGAGGTGAAAACATGGCTCAGGAGATACAAATGGTTCCCCCTCATAATGTAGAGGCCGAGTATTCAGTGCTCGGTTCTATGTTGTTGGATAAAGAAGCTATATCTGAAGTTTCTGAACTGCTAAAGGGAGATGATTTCTATCTGGATGCACATAAGATTTTGTTTGAAGCAGTTTTGGACTTGTATGATGAGGGTACTCCAGTAGATCTTGTCACTATAGTAGATTATCTGAGGGATAAAAATGAGCTGGAAGACGTGGGTGGAATAACTTATATTACCAGGCTGGTAAATAGTGTTCCTACAACGGCTAATGTGAGGTATTATGCAGAGATAGTAGAAAACAAGGCAATATTGAGAAAACTTATTTTTGCTGCCAATGACATAATAAAGATCAGTTATGGAGCTTCACAAGAAGTGGATGATATATTAAATGAAGCTGAAAAGCATATTTTCAACATATCCCAAAGAAGAAGCAAAAGTGCATTTACCCACATAAAAAGCGTACTGCTTGAAAGCTTTAATAAGATAGAAAAGTTATATGCAGATCAAAACAAAATAACCGGTGTGCCTACAGGATTTATAGATATTGATAGGAAGACCTCAGGATTACAGAAATCAGATTTAGTCCTGGTAGCAGGCAGACCATCCATGGGTAAGACTGCATTTGCATTAAATATAGCACAATATGCAGCTGTTCAAAAAGATATACCTGTTGCAATATTCAGTTTAGAGATGTCCAAAGAACAATTGGTAAACAGGATGTTGTGTGCAGAGGCTAATATAGATAGCCATAAGCTTAGGACAGGGGATTTGGATGAAAATGATTGGCCTAAGCTTGCTATGTCGGTAGCCCCTTTGTCTGAAGCGCCTATTTTTATAGATGATACAGCTGGCATAAATGTGGTTGAAATGCGATCAAAGGCAAGGAGACTCAAGTTGGAGCATGATGTTCAATTGATATTAATTGATTATCTTCAGTTGATGCAGGGACGGGGAAGAACAGAGAACAGACAACAGGAAATATCCGAAATATCCAGATCTTTAAAATCCCTGGCTCGTGAATTAGATGTGCCTGTAGTGGCATTATCACAGTTAAGCCGTGCACCAGAAGCTAGAAATGATCATAGACCGATGCTGAGTGATTTGAGGGAATCGGGAGCGATTGAACAGGATGCAGACGTTGTTATGTTTTTGTATAGAGATGAATATTATAATCCTGATACTGAATTTAAAAATATAGGAGAAGTTATAATAGCAAAGCAGAGGAATGGGCCTACAGGAACGGTTAAATTGGTATGGCTGGAGCAATTTACTAAGTTTGCAAACTTGATTGGACAAGAGGGGATTTAATTTAAAAACCCCTCTTTCTTATATCGTTGCCATAGAATTTAAATATTTGAAAGTTTCCTAGTATCCTGGATATGATCCTTTCAGAGTAATTGGACATCAGTTCGTTCAAGTCAAGATTTGTAGATATTATTGTATTTTTGCAATCTAGAAGTCTTGTATTTATTATATTGAAAAGTTCTGAATTGGTGAACGAGTTTGTAAGCTCTGTTCCCAGGTCATCAATAATCAATAGATCGCAAGTAAGTAAGCTGGCCAAGTCAAACTGTTGTCCGGTAGCATTGCTGAATCTGAACTTGCGAATTATGTCGAACAATTTAAATGCAGTTTGATATATTACTATTTTCCCTTGGTCCAACAGATCTTTTGCTATGCAGTTGGAAAGGTAAGTTTTGCCTAGTCCTGGTTTCCCGTAAAACAATAAGTTTTGGTTTGAATTATCAAAATCCTGGACAAACTTTATACAATAATAGAATATATTCTCCATATTTTGTCTAGGAGATATCTTTTGACTGTCTGAAGTTTGATTAGAGTATAGGCTTATATCGAAATTATCGAAATTTTCCTGTAACAGCCTTTCACCTATATTTGATTGAGAATATGCATAATCTATCAGAGATTGTTTAAGGCATTTACATTGCTTATTTCCTATGTAGCCGGTATCTTGACATTGTTCACAGTCATACTTAATGGTTAGATAATCTGCCGGATAATTTTTATCTAAAAGCAATTGGGCTTTTTCGGATTTGAGTTCGAATATCCGTTTTTTCATTTTTTCAATAATTTGGTGTTGTTTAGAATTATTTTCTATCAATAACTTTGAGATATTTATCCCTGTTTCTGAAATCATTCGGTCTATCTCTTTTATCCTAGGTATATTAAAGTATATTTCTTTTTTTCTATTGTTTAATTCTATTTCTTTTGCATCTCTTTTTTGTTGATAATTGTCCATCACTTTTTTATATATATCTTTATTCATAATCAACCACCAAACATCTTCAAATTCTTTTCTATGATTTTTTTCTCTAGCTCTTTAAAATCGTAATCTCGTTCTGAAAAGTTGTGAAATTTATTCTTGCTGGGTTTTTTCGCCGTTTTCTTTTTTCTAAATTCATTCATAAAGTTATATGCTTCTTCTTTGGTCTTTATATTGTTTTGATACCAGTGATATAATATGGCATCTATGTATTTAAAACTCGGATTGCTTGTGTTGATTGTTGCACTACAAGCCGCAAGTATAACATCGATGGAAAAACACCATTTTTTCATCCATTTGTCCATGTACTCCATTTCGAACTTTGTGGGGAACCTGTGCAAACCCAAAGAACTCATTATTTTTTTGATATCTTTGTTGCGCATTTCTTCTTTTTTAAGCCATTGTTCGGCCTTTTCTACAGTGTTTAAACCAAGCTCTGACCATTGTATAGCTACTTTTTCAATGTATCTCATATTTCTCTTATCCATGCTTGAACAATATTCTAAAAGCATTATTATGACTTCTACTGGTAGTCTGAGCCAGTCATATAAGCTGAACAATATACTGGTATCCTGTTGTGTAAGCATTTTACCCAATTTTTGTTCTGCTGTTTTAAATAGCAATCGTATTTGTTCGCTGTTTTTGATATATATACTTATTTCTTTCGGTGAATAATTGGGCCGAGTATGAAGCACAATATTATTTGAAAGAGGCGGGGTGTCTTCCAATCTCCTGTACTCAATTGTAATACTGTTTTCTTTTTCAACTAAGGATATAGCCCCTTTTTTATTCCAATATTTCCATGCTCTTATTACATCTGATTCAAGCATGTCCAAATCGCTAGCTATTTGTGAATTTGATATATCTTGTTTTCCATTGTATAAATTGCGAAGCCCATAGAGATATACCTTTACAAATTCGCCGTTTGCTTTGGGCATATATTCATCTATGAAGGTATTTTGTATTATGGTAACACCTTTTTCACCAGTATCATTTTTTAATATCAAATCAGGCATATATAAATTCCTTTCATGGATGATAAGTGTATTTATATAATATCATACTTTTACTTGTTTTCAATACGAATAAATTAAACATGAGGGCAATAGTTCTAGCGATTTACATACATTTTAAAAACTTATTTTTTTAATGCACACAAACTGTATTTTATTTATAATTTTTTTATATACTAAGTGTGAAAAGTACTTTAAATTAAAAAAATCATGTGATATTATATTCATATGCAAATTTATTTATTCCATATATAAATTGGAGGTTGTTGGTATGAAAATTGTGATAGAACAAGACTATCAAAAAATGAGCGATAGAGCGGCTGCCATTATTGCAAGGCAAGTAATATGCAAACCAGATAGTGTATTAGGATTTGCTACCGGGAGCACACCTGTAGGGACATATAATAAACTCGCTCATATGAATAAGGAAGGCTTGGTTGATTTTTCAAAGGTTACTACCTTTAACCTTGATGAGTACGCAGGCTTAGATGAAAATGATCAAAACAGTTACAGATATTTTATGAACCAAAATCTCTTTGACCATATAAATATTGATAAAGAAAATACACATGTGCCAAAGGGGAATTTAGATAATCTAAATGAAGTTTGTGCACAATATGAACAAGCAATAGCGAACAGCGGAGGGATAGACCTTCAATTGTTGGGGATAGGACATAATGGACATATAGGATTTAACGAGCCGGGGGCTTCGTTAGATTCCTTGACTCATGTAGTGGATTTGAGCAGTAGAACTATAGAGGCAAATGCAAGATTCTTTGAGTCTGCAGAAAAAGTTCCAAGGCAAGCTATTTCAATGGGTATAAAGACCATAATGAAATCCAAACAAATAATTTTATTGTGCAGCGGAAAAGATAAATCTGATGCGATATATGAAGCATTGTTCGGGGATATCACCCAGCAGGTGCCTGCATCTATACTGCAGTTACATCCTAATATAACATTTATAATCGATAAAGATGCTGCTGAAAAGATCTGTGCAAAAGGGCTGGATAAATAGAAAGATTCAAGCGTATCATAGTTGATAATAATGTAAGTAAATGATATTATAACAACACAAAATATAAGCAAGGAGGTTGGAACATGGACAAGGTGACAGGTAAGACTGTAATAATAGATGTATTGAGAAGGGACGCCGAGACAGCTGAAATATTTATGAAACACGGTATGCACTGTGTAGGTTGTCCGTCTGCAAGTGGAGAAAGTATCGAAGCTGCTTGCGTAGTACATGGGCTGGATCCAGAACCATTGATAAAAGATTTAAATGAATTTTTTGCAAGCAAGGGAAATCAATCTAAATAGCTAAATAGCATCTGTATTTTTATAGAAGCAATTTAAAGTTTTAAAAAAGTTAGGAAACCGAGAAAAAATGCTCATAGTTTCCTAACTTTTTTAAACTTTAAAATTATTCTTCCCACCTTTAATCTTAAACAAAGAACCCTCATTGAATATTTCTTCTCTAACCTGATTTAACCCAACGGAAACCAAACAGTTAATTTTTATTGGAAAACCCTTGATATTTATATACGCATATTCGAATATTAAATTAAAAAAGCGAAAAATTATTCGGATTTGATTGACGGAACAATGCATATCTGCTACTATATAATAGGATAAAAGTGACTTTCCGATTATCCCTAATAAACGATGTGAGGGAGATTGATATGAGTAGCTGTAATACTTATGATGTAATTATTGTTGGCGGAGGTCCTGCCGGTATTTTTACAGCTTTGGAACTTATTCAAAAAAAGGAAGGACTCAAGATATTGCTGCTTGAAAAGGGGAGACACATTGAAGGAAGGATGTGTCCTATAAAATCAAGTGGAACAAAATGCGCAAAATGTAACCCTTGTTCAATAGTGAGTGGTTGGGGGGGAGCAGGTGCGTTTAGTGACGGAAAGCTTACTTTGACTACTGATTTTGGCGGAGTGTTGGATAGATATACGGGAAAGCAGGAGCTTGCTTCGCTGATAGGTTATGTAGATGACATATTTGTAAAGTTCGGAGGGACTACCAAAGTTCATGGTACGGACAAAGAGAAGATAAGAGAAATCAGAAAAAAAGCGGCGGCCGCAGATTTAAAGCTGGTTCCTGCCGTAATAAAACATTTAGGCACTGATAAATGTTTTGAAATATTAAAAAGAATGCAAGATTATTTAAAAACAAAGATTGATATAAAGACATTGGTATCTGTAAAGGATCTGATAAAAGAGAATGGCAGCATAAGGGGTGTTAAAACAGAGGATGGTAGTGTATACACTGCTGATTTTGTGGTAGCTGTTCCGGGAAGAGAGGGAGCAGAGTGGTTTAAATGGCAGACGCAGAGGTTAGGGTTAAACACTATAAATAATGCAGTGGACATAGGAGTAAGGGTAGAAGTACCTGCTGTAATAATGAAAGATCTTACTGATGTGGTATACGAGTCCAAACTCATATATTATACAAAATCCTTTGATGATAAGGTGCGTACTTTTTGTATGAATCCGTTTGGGGAAGTTGTGGTAGAAAATAATGACGGGATAAGAACGGTTAATGGACATAGTTATGCAGGACAAAAAACCGAGAATACTAACTTTGCACTTTTGGTAAGTAAAGAATTTACAGAACCGTTCAAGTCGCCTATAGCCTATGGTAAGTATATAGCTACCCTGGCTAATATGTTGGGAGAAGGTGTGATCGTTCAAAGATTAGGGGATCTTTTGAGTGGCAGGAGATCTACTCCCGGTAGGATAAATAAATGTTTGGTAACACCTACTTTAAAGGATGCTACCCCAGGAGATCTTAGTTTGGT includes the following:
- the pheA gene encoding prephenate dehydratase, producing MRIGYLGPEGTFTHKAAVLYCKHVAGSECELIEYDTIMDLIYSVDDREIGKAIVPIENSLEGSVNVTIDMLANEVECCISGEFILNIRHSLLASHQVPLKQIKTILSHPQALAQCRQFIIRELNKPTAEQTFSTAKAASMVAERGKYCAAIASEAVASRYGLKVLAKDIQDNDNNSTRFVVIDKNNNPKSIYYKTSIVFSVDDRPGSLYEVLRIFADAGINLTKIESRPMKKMLGQYMFFIDFQGCSVDENIDGILDYIDSKCKFYKFLGSYPVYFI
- a CDS encoding DUF2232 domain-containing protein, whose translation is MHKQPYLRAILECMLAGIAIAAIATMALSVSILNFILMFIPVPIIFMINRWDIRFGIASLAIAVILLGMALPAMSIVFILLVTTPLSIVFGIAIKKKYPSFRTVIMGAAVVLASIAVSIEVFALSTGTNIFEYFAGQMLEFFNQTISYYKNAGIDNNTIRMIEQFKDNNFDFIDLSRIVIPAGIIIYSLACSFLNYFIVIKVLQKYKYDVRDIPPFSEWKLPRGTGRGLLGINILAYLGAYFGLNNFDIVFASTYVLLVFVFSIQGLSVIDFYIRKSKLIPFVRILIDVFILLFFGMFLSIIGLLDQPINIRKIGKDDNNLSP
- a CDS encoding DHH family phosphoesterase: MKKKNSKRFYIPEIKFYLLIILINTLIFFRYNLTIAVANTILLLFLAYYYWKSSYRRKLEWSEYVENLTENMNTAKKASVFNIPIPLVVIEEDGKISWYNSSFLNLLEPGQDILDKELHSLVPELLPKKIFEKDKLEIKKVYFREKYYQVLCYPSIIKSTNKSPKRIAVLYWINISDYVNLKERFEDEKPVVCFIQIDNYDEVLQNTEEMDKTTVLAEIDKRIAQWANMLKSSWKKYDKDEYIAVFQNYYLLQQQQKKFSILDDIRDIETSAKFPVTLSIGIGADGQNMAETAEYARTALDLALGRGGDQAVVKRKDKLMFYGGKTKEVEKRTKVKSRVIAHALRELINQSDKVFIMSHEMPDLDAIGSALGIYRAAKSLDKQAYIVLDRSKVMLIDKLISQIEEDEEYDDVFVSPQQAYEMINEQSLLAVVDTHRPSFTEYPPLLKKTERIFVVDHHRRSTESIENATLMYMEPYSSSTSELVTEILQYIVEKVKLTNIESLALLAGITVDTKNFSFKTGVRTFEAASFLRRAGADTTAVKMLFQDDLNTFIARAEVVKNAEVIEEGIVISVCPEDVENPSLIVAQAADELINIRGIKASFVLYGDEDGTIISARSLGDINVQLILEKLGGGGHLSIAGAQLKGIGIEQAKQRIRSLVLEYLKEEEKE
- the rplI gene encoding 50S ribosomal protein L9, which translates into the protein MKIILMKDIKGLGKKGDVVNANDGYARNYLLPKKLAVQADSGNLKVLNEQKKALAKKEKKEHKNACKLASALEGKIINIKAKAGEGGRLFGSVTSLDISKAIKQQTDFDIDKKKIDLDEPIRTLGSQKVEIRIYPEVTAQVIVKVVEE
- the lonC gene encoding Lon family ATP-dependent protease; its protein translation is MEKQIDALYKLIDKIFGSRKLEKKVEKMKLDNMIRSNILEERVLALHKIIFEDDSIQGVPRMDDIPEIMNDIEEEISEILARRTVETRIQRQIAEKLEKRQHKYMEEMKLQILKKNAGPENANTLKKYAILENKENKKLSHHILDLLRPSSIDEIVGQQRAIKALISKLASPYPQHILIYGPPGIGKTTAARLVLEMAKSIKYTPFRQDAPFIEVDGTTLRWDPREITNPLLGSVHDPIYQGSKRELAETGIPEPKTGLVTDAHGGVLFIDEIGELDLFLQNKLLKVLEEKRVRFDSSYYDPDDDSIPRYIKKLFDEGAPADFILIGATTRQPEDINPALRSRAAEVFFEPLTVDDIQRIVINAADKLNIILDEDVPELISRYTFEGRKAVNMLADAYGMALYAKGPDIEVGKLHVTAEDVFQVVRVSRLTPYEKVAPQETAQIGKIFGLGVSGYMGSIIEFESIAFSARNKGEGDIRFNDTAGSMTKDSVINAASVIRKLTGEFIGDYDIHVNSIGGGNIDGPSAGAAICLVILSALKQKPIRQDIAVTGEISIQGNIKPVGGIFEKIYGASRAGIKKVVIPFENKDDVPEDLEDIEIITAKRIEDVMDVVFE
- the dnaB gene encoding replicative DNA helicase codes for the protein MAQEIQMVPPHNVEAEYSVLGSMLLDKEAISEVSELLKGDDFYLDAHKILFEAVLDLYDEGTPVDLVTIVDYLRDKNELEDVGGITYITRLVNSVPTTANVRYYAEIVENKAILRKLIFAANDIIKISYGASQEVDDILNEAEKHIFNISQRRSKSAFTHIKSVLLESFNKIEKLYADQNKITGVPTGFIDIDRKTSGLQKSDLVLVAGRPSMGKTAFALNIAQYAAVQKDIPVAIFSLEMSKEQLVNRMLCAEANIDSHKLRTGDLDENDWPKLAMSVAPLSEAPIFIDDTAGINVVEMRSKARRLKLEHDVQLILIDYLQLMQGRGRTENRQQEISEISRSLKSLARELDVPVVALSQLSRAPEARNDHRPMLSDLRESGAIEQDADVVMFLYRDEYYNPDTEFKNIGEVIIAKQRNGPTGTVKLVWLEQFTKFANLIGQEGI
- a CDS encoding ATP-binding protein is translated as MNKDIYKKVMDNYQQKRDAKEIELNNRKKEIYFNIPRIKEIDRMISETGINISKLLIENNSKQHQIIEKMKKRIFELKSEKAQLLLDKNYPADYLTIKYDCEQCQDTGYIGNKQCKCLKQSLIDYAYSQSNIGERLLQENFDNFDISLYSNQTSDSQKISPRQNMENIFYYCIKFVQDFDNSNQNLLFYGKPGLGKTYLSNCIAKDLLDQGKIVIYQTAFKLFDIIRKFRFSNATGQQFDLASLLTCDLLIIDDLGTELTNSFTNSELFNIINTRLLDCKNTIISTNLDLNELMSNYSERIISRILGNFQIFKFYGNDIRKRGF